One window of the Arthrobacter sp. zg-Y919 genome contains the following:
- the nusA gene encoding transcription termination factor NusA, giving the protein MEIDMSALRLLEREREIPLDLLVPTIEQALLVAYHKTNGAQDQARAELDRKTGHVTIWAAELDDDGATVGEFDDTPAGFGRIAASTARQIILQRLRDVEDDNILGEFKGREGELVSGQIQQGNNPHMIQVNLGSVEALLPPPEQVPGEKYTHGSRLRAFVVDVRRGFKGPSITLSRSHPGLVRKLFELEVPEIADGSVEIVALAREAGHRSKIAVKANIPGINAKGACIGEMGSRVRAVMNELHDEKIDIVDFSEDPATFIANSLSPSRVNSVTITDEDLRSARVVVPDYQLSLAIGKEGQNARLAAKLTGWRIDIVSDAKAS; this is encoded by the coding sequence ATGGAAATAGATATGAGTGCGCTGAGGCTGCTGGAACGCGAACGGGAGATCCCGCTGGATCTGCTCGTCCCGACCATTGAGCAGGCACTGCTGGTTGCGTACCACAAGACCAACGGCGCCCAGGACCAGGCACGGGCGGAATTGGACCGGAAGACCGGCCACGTGACCATCTGGGCTGCCGAGCTCGACGACGACGGCGCCACCGTGGGGGAGTTCGACGACACCCCCGCAGGTTTCGGCCGGATCGCCGCCAGCACGGCACGGCAGATCATCCTGCAGCGCCTGCGCGACGTTGAGGATGACAACATCCTCGGCGAATTCAAGGGCCGTGAAGGCGAACTGGTCTCGGGCCAGATCCAGCAGGGGAACAACCCCCACATGATCCAGGTGAACCTCGGTTCGGTGGAGGCACTGCTGCCCCCGCCCGAGCAGGTCCCGGGAGAGAAGTACACCCACGGATCCCGCCTCCGGGCCTTCGTCGTCGACGTACGGCGCGGCTTCAAGGGCCCGTCCATCACCCTCTCGCGGTCCCACCCGGGTCTGGTTCGTAAGCTCTTCGAATTGGAAGTTCCGGAAATCGCCGACGGCAGCGTGGAGATCGTGGCCCTGGCACGCGAAGCCGGACACCGCTCCAAGATCGCGGTCAAGGCCAACATCCCGGGTATCAACGCCAAGGGAGCCTGCATCGGTGAAATGGGTTCGCGTGTCCGTGCCGTCATGAACGAGCTGCACGACGAGAAGATCGACATTGTCGACTTCAGCGAGGATCCGGCGACCTTCATCGCCAACTCCCTCTCGCCGTCGCGCGTGAACTCCGTGACCATCACCGATGAGGACCTGCGTTCCGCCCGGGTGGTTGTTCCCGACTACCAGCTTTCCCTGGCAATCGGCAAGGAAGGCCAGAACGCCCGGCTCGCCGCAAAGCTCACCGGCTGGCGGATCGACATCGTTTCCGACGCGAAGGCCTCCTAG
- a CDS encoding DUF4345 domain-containing protein, translating to MSNTAPTPGDRSNPAGTGLPESQGRDTQAPSPQAPSSQAPSSQGPRTQPGKQSARKQGRNTRQPKAAKPFKSSDDWGVFRAVVIGVGILVAGFGLYNLITGTAGLPEGSGGEVNPTLESQYRFFAAMMVGVGAAFVAIAVKFQWANMLWLVCLMVFLGGIGRVLSWAFSGTPHFTFIVLMIVELAFPPALLVWHRFIAKTSDLRRQYTQQDTGEAGGPGIAGGSR from the coding sequence ATGAGCAACACAGCGCCGACACCGGGCGACAGGTCCAATCCCGCAGGCACCGGCCTGCCCGAATCCCAGGGACGGGACACTCAGGCACCGTCACCCCAGGCGCCGTCTTCGCAGGCACCGTCTTCGCAGGGACCCCGGACGCAGCCCGGCAAGCAGTCAGCCCGGAAGCAGGGACGGAACACCCGGCAGCCCAAGGCCGCCAAGCCTTTCAAGAGCAGTGACGACTGGGGTGTCTTCCGCGCCGTGGTCATCGGCGTCGGCATCCTGGTGGCCGGCTTCGGACTTTACAACCTCATCACGGGAACGGCAGGACTGCCCGAGGGGTCCGGGGGAGAGGTCAACCCCACCCTGGAGAGCCAGTACCGGTTCTTCGCCGCCATGATGGTCGGCGTGGGCGCCGCGTTCGTGGCCATAGCCGTGAAGTTCCAGTGGGCAAACATGCTCTGGCTCGTCTGCCTGATGGTGTTCCTGGGCGGCATCGGCCGGGTCCTGTCCTGGGCGTTCTCCGGAACCCCGCACTTCACCTTCATCGTGCTGATGATTGTTGAACTCGCGTTCCCGCCCGCACTGCTCGTGTGGCACCGGTTCATCGCCAAAACATCCGACCTGCGCCGCCAGTACACCCAGCAGGACACAGGGGAGGCCGGCGGTCCCGGTATTGCGGGCGGTTCCCGGTAA
- a CDS encoding YlxR family protein, with protein MYKAGSPSASHTTAAASGAAPGNRVSRHVPQRTCIGCRKKDDQAVLLRLVRVSMEGGNAVHVDEDRRMPGRGAWLHPDTACLRLAVKRSGFPRAFRGAAEITDVERWFKALEDVPTGNGLKTVQPESGSEI; from the coding sequence ATGTATAAGGCCGGGTCACCCTCCGCCTCCCATACAACGGCAGCCGCTTCCGGCGCCGCTCCGGGAAATCGGGTATCCAGGCACGTTCCGCAACGAACGTGCATAGGGTGCAGGAAAAAGGATGACCAAGCTGTTCTGCTGCGGCTGGTCCGTGTCAGCATGGAAGGCGGCAACGCCGTCCATGTGGACGAGGACCGCCGAATGCCGGGAAGAGGTGCTTGGTTGCACCCCGACACGGCATGCCTGAGATTGGCAGTGAAACGTTCGGGTTTTCCGCGGGCCTTCAGGGGTGCCGCGGAAATAACGGACGTTGAACGTTGGTTCAAGGCCCTTGAGGACGTTCCGACCGGGAACGGACTCAAAACCGTCCAACCTGAAAGCGGGTCAGAAATCTGA
- a CDS encoding bifunctional riboflavin kinase/FAD synthetase, translated as MYYWNDLAEIPADIGPTVITIGNFDGVHLGHQHVLNRLVKVARAQDAAAVAISFDPHPAQVHRPGNAPELIMGTMDRVQALADTGLDGLLMMHYTLELASLTAEEFVRRVLVDALHAKTVVIGHDVRFGKGNAGDLDTMRGLGRELVFAVEAVDDFGALPDGPDSGRRCSSTWIREALREGDVRTAARLLGRSHRMRGEVVHGAARGRELGFPTANLAPEASGLIPADGIYAGWLVDEAGTRWPAAVSVGSNPTFEGVSRQVEAHVIDRPAEKVEDFDLYGQHVVVEFVDRLRGMVAYTGPEALVEQMRLDVGRTREVLSTESGTGR; from the coding sequence GTGTACTACTGGAATGACCTGGCGGAAATACCTGCCGATATTGGTCCGACAGTAATCACCATTGGCAACTTCGACGGCGTGCACCTTGGCCACCAGCATGTGCTCAACCGCTTGGTGAAGGTGGCACGCGCGCAGGATGCGGCCGCCGTCGCCATCTCTTTTGATCCGCACCCCGCACAGGTCCACCGCCCCGGAAACGCACCGGAACTGATCATGGGAACCATGGACCGCGTGCAGGCGCTGGCGGATACCGGGCTGGACGGCCTGTTGATGATGCATTACACCCTGGAGCTGGCGTCCCTGACCGCCGAGGAATTCGTCCGCCGGGTACTCGTGGACGCCCTGCACGCGAAGACCGTCGTCATCGGCCACGACGTACGCTTCGGCAAGGGCAACGCCGGAGACCTGGACACCATGCGCGGGCTCGGCCGCGAACTGGTCTTCGCCGTTGAGGCAGTGGATGATTTCGGTGCCCTTCCTGACGGCCCCGACTCCGGCCGGCGCTGCTCCTCCACCTGGATCCGCGAGGCACTGCGCGAAGGTGACGTCCGGACCGCCGCGCGCCTGCTGGGCCGCAGCCACCGGATGCGCGGAGAGGTGGTGCATGGCGCTGCCCGTGGCCGCGAGCTGGGTTTCCCCACGGCCAACCTGGCTCCCGAGGCTTCGGGGCTGATCCCCGCCGACGGGATCTACGCCGGCTGGCTGGTGGATGAAGCCGGCACGCGGTGGCCTGCCGCCGTGTCGGTGGGATCCAACCCGACCTTCGAGGGCGTGAGCCGGCAGGTGGAAGCCCACGTCATAGACCGCCCCGCCGAGAAGGTGGAGGACTTCGACCTGTACGGGCAGCACGTTGTGGTGGAATTCGTGGACCGGCTGCGCGGCATGGTGGCGTACACCGGCCCCGAGGCCCTGGTGGAGCAGATGCGGCTCGACGTCGGACGCACCCGTGAGGTCCTTTCGACAGAAAGCGGCACGGGCAGGTAA
- the truB gene encoding tRNA pseudouridine(55) synthase TruB — translation MNSGQVQSGLIIVDKPQGWTSHDVVGRLRRLAGTRKVGHAGTLDPMATGVLVVGINKATRLLTYIVGTTKTYEATIRLGQSTVTDDAEGEVTAETIAAAVTDEDIRAAVANLTGDIQQVPSSVSAIKVNGERSYAKVRAGGEVNLPSRPVTVSRFEIHDIRRENGGRLRDVDVTVDCSSGTYIRALARDLGAALGVGGHLTALRRTCVGPFGIESASTLDELAEDLRVLDLDDAAADLFPVRTLSAAEAEDLSHGRRITATGDGQPGPVAAIDPDGRVVGLLEDKGTQAKALLVFAPGNEKA, via the coding sequence GTGAATTCTGGGCAGGTCCAATCGGGACTGATTATTGTGGACAAGCCGCAGGGATGGACGAGCCACGATGTGGTCGGACGCCTGCGGAGACTGGCAGGCACCCGGAAAGTCGGGCACGCAGGCACCCTGGATCCGATGGCGACCGGTGTGCTGGTGGTCGGCATCAACAAGGCCACCCGCCTGCTGACCTACATTGTCGGGACCACCAAGACCTACGAGGCGACCATCCGGCTGGGCCAGTCAACCGTGACCGACGACGCCGAGGGCGAAGTCACGGCCGAAACCATCGCCGCCGCGGTGACGGACGAGGACATCCGTGCAGCGGTGGCGAACCTCACCGGGGACATCCAGCAGGTCCCGAGCAGCGTCAGCGCCATCAAGGTCAACGGCGAACGCTCCTACGCGAAGGTCCGGGCCGGCGGAGAAGTGAACCTGCCGTCCCGCCCGGTTACCGTTTCCCGCTTCGAAATCCATGACATCCGCCGCGAAAACGGCGGCCGCCTCCGCGACGTCGATGTCACCGTTGACTGCTCCTCCGGCACCTATATCCGCGCGCTGGCCCGTGACCTCGGTGCTGCGCTCGGCGTCGGCGGGCACCTGACCGCCCTCCGCCGGACCTGCGTGGGACCGTTCGGCATTGAGTCCGCCTCCACCCTCGACGAACTGGCGGAGGACCTGCGGGTCCTGGACCTGGACGACGCCGCCGCGGACCTTTTCCCGGTGCGTACCCTCTCCGCGGCCGAGGCCGAGGACCTCTCCCACGGCCGCCGGATCACGGCCACCGGGGACGGACAGCCCGGACCAGTGGCCGCCATCGACCCGGACGGCCGCGTAGTGGGCCTGCTGGAGGACAAGGGCACGCAGGCGAAGGCCCTGCTGGTCTTCGCCCCCGGAAATGAGAAGGCGTAA
- the infB gene encoding translation initiation factor IF-2, with amino-acid sequence MAKVRVHELAKELGITSKDAVAKLQELGEFVRSASSTIEAPVVKKLRGAFPASENKAAPAAPAKADAPASQPASSSPKPGSKKPAPAAPEAEQPAPAASAPAEAAPAAPAQEAPAAPAAPAAPAPAAAETGTDDAAKASSAPRPGAPRPAAGGPRPGNNPFAPSQGMPRPRGRGDGERGAGAPRPGNNPFAPSQGMPRPGGRRDEAERPAAGAGGPRPAAGAGGPRPGAPRPGAPRPGAARPGAAARPGAPRPAGAGAGGTRPTPGMMPNRTERPAAPGRPGAGGGPRRGPGGAPGTGGGGAPVGGGFGKGGRGRGGTAGAFGKGGAGRGKQRKSKRAKRQELEQMSAPSLGGVSVPRGDGNTVVRLRRGASITDFADKIEANPAALVTVLFHLGEMATATQSLDEETFGVLGTELGYKIQVVSPEDEERELLSTFDIDFEAELEAEGDDDLEARPPVVTVMGHVDHGKTRLLDAIRNSNVVEGEHGGITQHIGAYQIDFDHEGIERAVTFIDTPGHEAFTAMRARGAKVTDIAVLVVAADDGVMPQTVEALNHAQAANVPIVVAVNKIDKEGANPEKVRGQLTEYGLVPEEYGGDTMFVEVSARQNLNIDALLEAVLLTADAALDMRANPNKDARGIAIEANLDKGRGAVATVLVQSGTLKVGDTIVAGTAHGRVRAMFDENGDTVTEAGPSRPVQVLGLSNVPRAGDTFFVTDDERTARQIAEKREAADRNAALAKRRKRISLEDFDQAVADGKVDTLNLILKGDVSGAVEALEDSLLKIDVGEGVQLRVIHRGVGAITQNDVNLATVDNAVIIGFNVKPAERVADLAEREGVDMRFYSVIYAAIDDIELALKGMLKPEYEEVQLGTAEVREVFRSSKFGNIAGSIVRSGVIRRNAKARVTRDGKVIGDNLTVESLKRFKDDATEVRTDFECGIGLGSFNDVNQGDIIETFEMREKPRV; translated from the coding sequence GTGGCCAAGGTCCGCGTACACGAGCTTGCTAAAGAGCTCGGCATTACCTCGAAGGATGCAGTTGCAAAACTGCAGGAACTGGGCGAATTCGTCCGTTCCGCCTCATCAACTATTGAGGCCCCGGTAGTCAAGAAACTTCGGGGCGCCTTCCCGGCGTCCGAGAACAAGGCCGCCCCGGCGGCCCCCGCGAAGGCCGACGCTCCGGCGTCGCAGCCCGCATCATCATCCCCCAAGCCCGGCTCGAAGAAGCCTGCTCCGGCAGCACCCGAGGCTGAGCAGCCGGCACCGGCAGCGTCCGCTCCCGCAGAGGCCGCTCCGGCGGCACCTGCCCAGGAGGCACCGGCAGCTCCCGCCGCTCCGGCAGCTCCGGCTCCCGCAGCAGCCGAGACAGGTACGGACGACGCCGCCAAGGCATCTTCGGCACCCCGTCCCGGTGCTCCGCGGCCCGCTGCAGGCGGCCCCCGCCCGGGCAACAACCCGTTTGCACCTTCCCAGGGCATGCCGCGTCCGCGTGGCCGCGGCGACGGCGAGCGGGGAGCCGGGGCACCCCGTCCCGGCAACAACCCGTTTGCACCCTCGCAGGGCATGCCGCGTCCGGGTGGACGCCGCGATGAGGCCGAGCGTCCCGCAGCAGGCGCGGGCGGCCCCCGCCCCGCAGCCGGTGCAGGTGGACCCCGTCCCGGCGCACCGCGTCCGGGCGCTCCCCGCCCCGGTGCAGCACGTCCCGGCGCAGCAGCACGTCCGGGCGCACCGCGTCCGGCAGGAGCCGGTGCCGGCGGCACCCGCCCCACACCGGGCATGATGCCCAACCGCACCGAACGTCCGGCAGCCCCGGGCCGTCCGGGTGCCGGTGGCGGACCCCGCCGTGGACCGGGCGGAGCCCCGGGTACCGGCGGCGGCGGCGCACCTGTAGGCGGCGGCTTTGGCAAGGGCGGCCGCGGACGCGGCGGCACTGCCGGTGCTTTCGGCAAGGGCGGCGCAGGCCGCGGCAAGCAGCGCAAGTCGAAGCGGGCAAAGCGGCAGGAACTGGAGCAGATGTCGGCTCCGTCGCTGGGTGGCGTTTCGGTACCCCGCGGCGACGGCAACACTGTTGTCCGTCTGCGCCGCGGCGCGTCCATCACGGACTTTGCCGACAAGATTGAGGCAAACCCGGCCGCACTGGTCACCGTGCTGTTCCACCTTGGTGAAATGGCAACGGCCACGCAGTCCCTGGACGAGGAGACCTTCGGTGTCCTCGGCACGGAGCTGGGTTACAAGATCCAGGTTGTCTCGCCGGAAGACGAAGAGCGCGAACTGCTGAGCACGTTCGACATCGACTTCGAGGCGGAACTGGAAGCCGAAGGCGACGACGACCTCGAGGCACGTCCTCCGGTAGTCACCGTTATGGGCCACGTCGACCACGGTAAGACCCGCCTGCTGGACGCCATCCGCAACTCGAACGTTGTCGAAGGCGAACACGGCGGTATTACCCAGCACATCGGTGCCTACCAGATCGACTTCGATCACGAGGGCATCGAGCGCGCCGTCACCTTCATCGATACTCCGGGCCACGAGGCGTTCACCGCCATGCGTGCCCGTGGTGCGAAGGTCACCGACATAGCGGTCCTGGTTGTCGCAGCCGATGACGGCGTTATGCCGCAGACGGTGGAAGCGCTCAACCACGCACAGGCAGCCAATGTGCCGATCGTCGTGGCAGTGAACAAGATCGATAAGGAAGGCGCCAACCCGGAGAAGGTCCGCGGCCAGCTGACCGAGTACGGTCTGGTTCCCGAGGAATACGGTGGCGACACCATGTTCGTTGAGGTTTCGGCACGCCAGAACCTCAACATCGACGCACTGCTCGAGGCCGTGCTGCTTACCGCAGACGCTGCCCTGGACATGCGCGCCAACCCGAACAAGGACGCCCGCGGTATCGCTATCGAAGCCAACCTGGATAAGGGCCGCGGTGCAGTTGCCACTGTGCTGGTCCAGTCCGGAACGCTGAAGGTCGGCGACACGATCGTGGCGGGAACGGCCCACGGCCGCGTCCGTGCCATGTTCGACGAGAACGGCGACACCGTCACCGAAGCCGGACCGTCGCGTCCGGTCCAGGTGCTCGGCCTGTCCAACGTTCCCCGTGCCGGCGATACGTTCTTCGTGACCGATGACGAGCGCACCGCCCGCCAGATCGCTGAAAAGCGTGAGGCTGCGGACCGCAACGCCGCCCTGGCCAAGCGCCGCAAGCGCATCAGCCTTGAGGACTTCGACCAGGCTGTTGCTGACGGCAAGGTCGACACCCTTAACCTCATCCTCAAGGGTGACGTTTCCGGTGCCGTCGAAGCCCTGGAAGACTCGCTGCTCAAGATCGACGTCGGCGAAGGCGTGCAGCTGCGCGTCATCCACCGCGGCGTCGGTGCCATCACGCAGAACGACGTCAACCTGGCGACGGTGGACAACGCCGTCATCATCGGCTTCAACGTCAAGCCGGCCGAGCGCGTTGCCGACCTGGCAGAGCGTGAAGGCGTGGACATGCGCTTCTACTCCGTCATCTACGCAGCAATTGATGACATTGAGCTTGCACTCAAGGGCATGCTCAAGCCCGAGTACGAAGAGGTCCAGCTCGGCACCGCCGAGGTCCGCGAAGTCTTCCGCTCCTCCAAGTTCGGAAACATCGCCGGCTCGATCGTCCGCTCCGGTGTCATCCGACGCAACGCCAAGGCACGGGTCACCCGTGACGGCAAGGTCATCGGCGACAACCTCACCGTTGAGTCGCTCAAGCGGTTCAAGGACGACGCCACCGAGGTCCGTACGGACTTCGAGTGCGGTATCGGCCTGGGCTCGTTCAACGACGTCAACCAGGGCGACATCATCGAGACCTTCGAAATGCGCGAGAAGCCGCGCGTCTAA
- the rimP gene encoding ribosome maturation factor RimP, producing MRAEVAAETQRLKTYLAPTVEMQDLFLEDIEIKMAGAHRTVHVIVDLPEGESGGVSLDRISAAAQVISEAMDNDPGDDGRPYNLEVSSPGVSRPLTEPRHWRRNTGRMVSVSVERGDDVMGRLVSVEDDGITLIPEIPVKKGMKAKQGDQVHLPFADIRKGRVEVEFAHLEDDPAGDDAPDDETTAEEA from the coding sequence ATGCGTGCAGAAGTGGCCGCGGAAACACAGCGGCTGAAGACTTACCTGGCCCCCACGGTAGAGATGCAGGATTTGTTCCTCGAGGACATCGAGATCAAGATGGCCGGCGCCCACCGCACCGTCCACGTCATTGTGGACCTTCCCGAGGGCGAGTCCGGAGGCGTGAGCCTGGACCGGATTTCAGCCGCGGCGCAGGTCATTTCCGAGGCGATGGATAACGATCCCGGCGACGACGGACGCCCGTACAACCTCGAAGTCTCGTCCCCCGGCGTGTCCCGTCCCCTCACCGAGCCGCGCCACTGGCGCCGCAATACCGGCCGGATGGTCTCGGTTTCCGTGGAGCGGGGAGACGACGTCATGGGACGGCTCGTTTCCGTAGAGGACGACGGCATTACGTTGATACCGGAAATCCCGGTCAAGAAGGGGATGAAGGCGAAGCAGGGGGATCAGGTCCACCTGCCGTTCGCGGACATCCGCAAGGGGCGCGTGGAAGTTGAATTCGCCCACCTTGAAGACGACCCGGCAGGCGATGACGCCCCGGATGATGAAACCACAGCTGAGGAGGCCTAG
- the rpsO gene encoding 30S ribosomal protein S15, with amino-acid sequence MALDPAVKQEIIREFARAEGDTGSPEVQVAVLSRRILDLTEHLKTHKHDHHTRRGLMALVGRRRRMLTYLRDTDIARYRTLIERLGLRR; translated from the coding sequence TTGGCACTCGATCCCGCTGTCAAGCAGGAAATCATTCGGGAATTCGCTCGCGCTGAAGGGGACACCGGTTCCCCTGAGGTTCAGGTTGCTGTGCTTTCACGGCGCATCCTCGACCTGACCGAGCACCTGAAGACGCACAAGCATGACCACCACACCCGCCGTGGCCTGATGGCCCTGGTTGGTCGCCGTCGTCGCATGCTTACCTACCTGCGCGACACCGACATCGCCCGCTACCGTACGCTCATCGAGCGCCTCGGCCTGCGTCGATAG
- a CDS encoding pyridoxal phosphate-dependent aminotransferase — protein MAQLSPHVRKVPANQIREITQAAWAKPDAIVLSIGEPGFPTPAHILDAARATLDRDETGYTPNAGIAPLRAAFARHAGASCGRDISPDRVFVTAGAQQGLHLAMSLLLDAGDEVLVPNPGYPTFAMTAQLLHAVPVEYPLYPGHGFQPRIEDIEALLTPRTRVLLLNSPSNPLGAVFSEELTRQLVELARRHDLWIISDECYEAFTFDVPHVSPLAFDGGSGERVITSLTLSKTYGLTGLRIGALVLPEGLEPALSTVMESIVSCVASPSQYAALAALTGPQDYVSMASAHYRANRDAACAVLAGKGIPYLEARGAFYLWADLSASTGGNVRDWTLRFLEEQSVAVAPGTAFGSIGEGWIRIALCGDRDELVEGVGRLPAPANAA, from the coding sequence ATGGCACAGCTCTCACCACACGTCCGGAAGGTCCCGGCGAACCAGATCCGTGAAATCACGCAGGCCGCCTGGGCGAAACCGGACGCCATAGTCCTGAGTATCGGCGAGCCCGGCTTCCCCACCCCCGCGCATATCCTGGACGCTGCGCGGGCCACGCTGGACCGGGATGAAACCGGTTACACCCCCAATGCGGGCATCGCTCCCCTGCGCGCCGCCTTCGCCCGTCATGCCGGCGCTTCCTGCGGGCGGGACATCTCCCCCGACCGGGTCTTTGTCACCGCCGGGGCGCAGCAGGGCCTGCACCTGGCCATGAGCCTGCTGCTGGATGCCGGCGACGAGGTCCTGGTGCCGAATCCGGGCTACCCGACGTTCGCCATGACGGCACAGCTGCTGCATGCGGTACCGGTGGAGTACCCGCTGTATCCCGGGCACGGGTTCCAGCCGAGGATCGAGGACATCGAGGCACTGCTGACGCCACGCACCCGGGTCCTGCTGTTGAATTCCCCGTCCAACCCGCTGGGGGCGGTCTTCAGCGAAGAACTCACCCGCCAGCTGGTGGAGCTGGCACGGCGGCACGATCTCTGGATAATTTCGGATGAGTGCTACGAGGCCTTCACCTTCGATGTGCCCCACGTCAGCCCGCTGGCGTTCGACGGCGGCTCCGGGGAGCGCGTGATCACCTCCCTCACGCTGTCCAAGACCTACGGCCTCACCGGGCTGCGCATCGGTGCGCTGGTCCTGCCCGAGGGACTGGAACCGGCGCTGAGCACCGTCATGGAATCCATCGTTTCCTGCGTGGCCTCCCCCTCGCAGTACGCGGCGCTGGCTGCGCTGACCGGACCGCAGGACTATGTGTCAATGGCCTCCGCGCATTACCGGGCCAACCGCGACGCCGCCTGCGCCGTCCTCGCTGGGAAGGGAATCCCCTATCTCGAGGCCCGGGGCGCCTTCTACCTCTGGGCCGATCTGTCCGCCTCCACCGGAGGGAACGTCCGGGACTGGACCCTGCGCTTCCTCGAAGAGCAGTCGGTGGCCGTAGCTCCCGGCACCGCCTTCGGATCCATCGGCGAAGGCTGGATCCGGATTGCGCTGTGCGGGGACCGTGACGAGCTGGTGGAAGGCGTCGGCCGGCTGCCTGCACCGGCGAACGCGGCCTAA
- the rbfA gene encoding 30S ribosome-binding factor RbfA, with protein MADPARAAKLADRIKVVVAQALERRVKDPRLGFVTITDARVTNDLQHATLYYTVFGDEEQQADTKAALESARGILRAEVGKNITVRLTPTLEFVADEIPVNASHLEELIRAAKQRDAELAALKEGATYAGDADPYRKDDEDFDEDLESDAPVDADAK; from the coding sequence ATGGCAGATCCAGCACGCGCTGCGAAGCTCGCTGACCGCATCAAGGTAGTAGTGGCCCAGGCGCTCGAGCGCCGGGTGAAGGATCCGCGGCTCGGTTTTGTGACCATTACCGATGCACGGGTCACCAACGATCTGCAGCACGCCACTTTGTACTACACCGTCTTCGGTGACGAGGAACAGCAGGCAGACACCAAGGCTGCACTGGAATCCGCACGCGGAATCCTGCGCGCCGAGGTAGGCAAGAACATCACCGTCCGCCTGACGCCCACGCTGGAATTCGTTGCCGACGAAATTCCGGTGAACGCCAGCCACCTGGAGGAACTGATCCGGGCGGCCAAGCAGCGCGACGCCGAACTGGCAGCGCTGAAGGAAGGCGCCACCTACGCCGGCGACGCCGATCCGTACCGCAAGGACGATGAGGACTTCGACGAAGACCTCGAATCCGACGCACCGGTGGACGCCGACGCAAAGTAG